The sequence GGCTCGGCGGGGTTAGCCCCGAAAAGGCTCTGGAAAGAGGCTATGCGCTGGTAAGTGCAAAGAACAGGTTGGTCAGGAAGGCAAAAGACGTCCATCTAGAAGATGAACTTGAAATTAGATTCAATGACGGCTATATTAACACCTTCGTCACCGGCAGGAAACTTTCGGAGGATGGCAATGGAAAGAATTCCGATAACAAGAGAAGGGTTTCAAAAGATCAAAAAGGAACTGGAGAGACTCAAAACGGTTGAAAGAAAAGAAGCGGTGGAAGCTATCGCTGAGGCGAGAAGCCACGGCGACTTAAGCGAAAACGCCGAATACGATGCCGCCAAGGAAAGGCAGGGGATGATAGAAGCGCGTATTGCCGAGCTGGAAAGCAAAGTCGGCAGGTTTGACGTTATCGATATATCCGCCCTCACTTCCGAGAAGGTCATCTTCGGTGCCACGGTGACAGTGGAAAACATTGACACGGAAGAGAGAAAAACCTACAAAATCGTTGGTCCGGATGAGGCTGACATCAGTAGCGGCACAATCTCGATCCTCTCACCTCTCGCGAGAGCTCTCGTTAACAAAAAGGTCGAAGACGAGACCATTGTTCAGGCTCCCGGCGGTGAGATAGAATACAAAATTATTGAAGTATCCTTTAAGTAAGTCTTTTACAGGCGCCCTCTGAGTTTCAGGGGGCGCTTTTTGTTCCTTTTACCTGTACTTTTATATCCCTCCGAGATTATTTTAGCTGTATAATATCTTTGTATTCAGGTTTCTTGACGCTTAGGAGGAAACTATGCGCTTCGGCAGGACAGCTTTAATAATTCTCACAGTATTTTCCACATTCTCAGTGATAAACGCTGAAACATTTGAAGAATATATGAAATCGCAGATGGATGAATTTCAGCAGTTTAAGGACGAAAGAGACAAGGAGTTCACAGCCTTTCTGAAGGAGATGTGGATCAGGGTAGAGACGGAAGAACCGATCAAGCAGATTGATGAGCCTAAGCCGATCAAAATGCCCGTTGCGCCGCCTCACGTGGAGAAAGCGCCCGTTCCCGTTGTAAAACCCACGCCGCCGAAACCGATAGTGGTTCCCGAACCGGCTAAACCGACACCGCCCGCTCCTCCCGCGCCTGTTGTCCCTGCAAAACCTGAGCCGCCTGTTGTGAAGCCTGAACCAAAGCCTGATGCCCCCATTGCGAAGCCGGAACCTGCTCCGCAGCCGTATGTTGCGGTAGTACCTCAGCCTGTGCCTGTACCCGTTCCGGCTCCTGTTGTGGCTGCTCCGCCGGCGATCAAGGGCAGACCCCTTGAGTTTGTCTTCTTCGGAAGCGCAATAAAGGTCGGCTATGATACGAAACTTCAGCTCGGTGCGGAAGCTCCCCTGAACGGAAAGAAGCTCGGCGAATTCTGGGAAAAGGCAGCCCTCTCCGACTATGAACCGCTTATGAACAACCTTCTAAAATACAGAAAAGAGCTTAAAATGACCGACTGGGGATTCATACTCCTTGTCAGTGAGACAGCAGGCAAAATAGCCGCCGACAGAAACGGTAAGGTGCTGCTCACATGGTTTATTCTCAGCAAAGCAGGCTACGAAACCAGAACCGCTTACGACAAGGACAGCGTTTACCTCC is a genomic window of Geovibrio thiophilus containing:
- the greA gene encoding transcription elongation factor GreA — its product is MERIPITREGFQKIKKELERLKTVERKEAVEAIAEARSHGDLSENAEYDAAKERQGMIEARIAELESKVGRFDVIDISALTSEKVIFGATVTVENIDTEERKTYKIVGPDEADISSGTISILSPLARALVNKKVEDETIVQAPGGEIEYKIIEVSFK